In Helianthus annuus cultivar XRQ/B chromosome 8, HanXRQr2.0-SUNRISE, whole genome shotgun sequence, a single genomic region encodes these proteins:
- the LOC110869912 gene encoding uncharacterized protein LOC110869912, with translation MASNPWWPSSSDDEEEMFFANAVLRAGQILIEEEEEDEEEEEEIGENVITRRIRINRDRQAVASQDLWIWHSFFGLPGSLNDLNVLYQSAIFTDVVNGTGPDTSFTVSGVEYRRGYYLADGIYPSWSTIVKTIPYPEDEKRKKFAKRQEAARKDIERAFGVLRKKWAIVAQRARAFTPKRLRLCMYACILLHNMIIEDEGRAICEYDENASWGNTVPVDPPQQDLNSFSLTNDFTHANLQQDLVEHIWNNVNIVEGDGAEDEDEDE, from the exons ATGGCTTCTAATCCTTGGTGGCCCTCGTCTTCGGATGACGAAGAGGAGATGTTTTTCGCAAACGCTGTTCTACGGGCGGGACAGATTTTAatcgaagaggaagaggaagacgaagaggaagaggaagaaattGGTGAAAATGTTATTACCAGACGAATACGCATTAACAGAGACCGCCAAG CTGTGGCATCACAAGATTTGTGGATATGGCATTCTTTCTTTGGTCTCCCTGGTTCACTCAACGACCTCAACGTGTTATACCAATCGGCCATCTTTACCGATGTCGTTAATGGAACGGGACCGGACACAAGTTTTACAGTTTCTGGGGTTGAGTATAGACGTGGGTATTATCTTGCTGACGGGATATATCCGTCTTGGTCTACAATTGTGAAGACTATTCCGTATCCCGAGGACGAAAAACGAAAAAAATTTGCCAAGCGTCAAGAAGCTGCAAGAAAAGACATCGAACGCGCTTTTGGTGTCTTACGAAAAAAATGGGCCATCGTTGCACAACGGGCACGTGCGTTCACCCCAAAAAGGCTGCGTCTTTGTATGTACGCTTGCATTTTGCTCCATAACATGATTATTGAAGACGAAGGTCGGGCGATTTGTGAGTATGATGAGAATGCATCTTGGGGGAACACTGTCCCGGTTGATCCCCCACaacaggatttaaactcgttcTCGCTAACAAACGACTTCACGCATGCAAACCTTCAACAAGATTTGGTAGAACATATTTGGAACAACGTTAACATTGTGGAGGGTGACGGAGCCGAAGACGAAGACGAAGACGAGTAG